One part of the Clostridium thermosuccinogenes genome encodes these proteins:
- a CDS encoding MarR family winged helix-turn-helix transcriptional regulator — protein MVPNQINRNLIKETVQLMIGLVIKHRKVMQHYLQETGVYQAQHHLLMKISHNRYASQKELAESMEVSTATIAVSLKKLEKGGYIKKIMDEEDNRLNQIIITEKGNKVVEQSKQIFESVDQKLFDGFTEKELSTLSSLLRKLDSNLARMEEEIK, from the coding sequence ATGGTACCTAACCAGATTAACCGAAACCTTATTAAAGAAACCGTACAACTGATGATTGGTTTGGTGATAAAACACAGGAAAGTCATGCAGCATTATCTCCAGGAGACAGGGGTTTACCAAGCTCAGCACCATTTGCTGATGAAAATCTCCCATAACCGGTACGCCTCGCAAAAAGAGCTTGCCGAGTCGATGGAGGTATCGACGGCGACAATAGCGGTTTCCCTGAAAAAACTTGAAAAAGGGGGATATATCAAGAAAATCATGGACGAGGAGGATAACCGGCTCAATCAGATTATCATCACTGAAAAAGGAAATAAAGTAGTGGAACAGAGCAAGCAAATCTTTGAGTCGGTGGATCAGAAGCTCTTTGACGGGTTTACCGAAAAAGAGTTATCTACCTTGTCTTCCTTGCTGCGAAAGCTGGACTCTAATTTGGCCAGGATGGAAGAAGAAATAAAATGA
- a CDS encoding MerR family transcriptional regulator, whose product MFIKDVCKECKLTKKAVEYYEEQGLISPAVEDNGYRNYSDDDVAALKEISVLRKLGISVGDIKDILASNNKRAALAKCKYKADLEVEKSLAKKKCLEQLMKDYDIDQTAAYVEDNIEKHFTIKERLLQAFPGVYGMYLCLHFGQFLDGQIDTDEKQEAYNKIIDYLDGIQKIEFPKEVEEYLCQFFEQSEQAMEKLNSAIMEAVNNTDEYLERNKQSIDEYLKYRNSDEFKKTPAYEMRQLLSQFLQENGYYDIFVENMKILSNSYREYFDKLQAANRIFMDKYPQVK is encoded by the coding sequence ATGTTTATTAAAGATGTCTGCAAAGAATGCAAACTGACGAAGAAGGCTGTTGAATATTACGAAGAACAAGGGTTGATTTCTCCGGCGGTTGAAGACAACGGATATCGCAATTACAGCGATGATGATGTTGCTGCATTAAAGGAAATCAGTGTGCTAAGAAAATTAGGCATCAGTGTTGGCGATATCAAGGATATTCTGGCCAGCAATAACAAAAGAGCTGCCCTGGCAAAATGCAAATACAAGGCTGATTTGGAAGTGGAGAAATCCCTGGCCAAGAAAAAATGTCTGGAGCAGTTGATGAAAGATTATGATATTGACCAGACGGCTGCCTATGTTGAAGATAACATTGAAAAGCATTTTACAATTAAGGAAAGGCTGCTTCAAGCTTTCCCAGGCGTCTATGGAATGTATTTATGCCTGCACTTCGGGCAGTTCCTTGACGGACAGATTGATACCGATGAAAAACAAGAGGCGTACAATAAAATTATTGACTATCTGGACGGAATTCAAAAAATAGAATTCCCGAAAGAGGTGGAAGAATATCTGTGTCAATTTTTCGAGCAGTCGGAGCAGGCAATGGAAAAACTCAATTCAGCAATTATGGAGGCTGTAAATAATACCGATGAGTATCTGGAAAGGAACAAGCAATCCATTGATGAATATCTGAAATATAGAAATTCGGATGAATTCAAAAAAACACCGGCTTATGAAATGCGGCAATTGCTGTCCCAATTCCTTCAAGAGAACGGCTACTATGATATATTTGTTGAGAATATGAAAATATTGAGCAATTCCTATAGAGAGTATTTTGATAAGCTCCAGGCTGCAAACAGAATTTTCATGGATAAATATCCTCAAGTCAAATAA